From the Candidatus Caldatribacterium sp. genome, one window contains:
- a CDS encoding nucleotidyltransferase domain-containing protein — protein sequence MLVLFGSMARGDWSVGSDYDLLIGLTYDDGKRFIDRLEDFSPQEGNIEVFPYSLSEWQQMFAEYHTLSLEALAHGIVLWDRGAFSRMQKTFEEWLQSGKVTPWRNGWKIQDTC from the coding sequence TTGTTAGTCCTTTTCGGCTCCATGGCCCGTGGAGACTGGTCGGTTGGGAGTGATTATGATCTCCTGATTGGCCTCACCTACGACGATGGGAAACGCTTTATCGACCGACTGGAGGACTTCTCTCCTCAGGAGGGAAACATCGAGGTTTTCCCCTACAGTCTCTCCGAATGGCAGCAAATGTTCGCTGAATACCACACGCTTTCCCTTGAGGCTCTGGCCCATGGCATCGTTCTCTGGGACAGGGGTGCCTTTTCCAGGATGCAAAAAACTTTTGAGGAGTGGCTCCAGAGCGGAAAAGTCACCCCCTGGCGCAACGGGTGGAAGATACAGGATACCTGCTGA
- a CDS encoding HEPN domain-containing protein encodes MKRLVRDYLNRAEKRLKILKILEDEGDYPDVVRESQEVVELLLKALLMEVGLDVPKVHDVSRHLRENLELFPDPIKESMDEIVEISRRLRKERELSFYGAPDWIPSEEYTLADARKARSDAERIYELVQKAIS; translated from the coding sequence ATGAAAAGATTGGTGAGGGATTACCTCAACCGGGCAGAGAAACGTCTGAAAATCCTCAAAATCCTTGAGGACGAAGGCGATTACCCCGATGTGGTGAGAGAATCGCAGGAGGTGGTGGAGCTTCTACTCAAGGCCCTGCTCATGGAGGTCGGCCTTGATGTACCGAAAGTACATGATGTGAGTAGGCACCTTAGGGAAAACCTTGAGCTCTTCCCAGACCCCATAAAGGAGTCCATGGATGAAATTGTGGAGATTTCCCGGCGCCTGAGGAAGGAGAGAGAACTATCCTTCTACGGCGCGCCCGACTGGATTCCCTCCGAAGAGTACACCCTTGCCGATGCAAGGAAAGCACGCAGTGATGCCGAGAGGATTTACGAGCTGGTTCAAAAAGCGATTTCGTAG
- a CDS encoding HEPN domain-containing protein yields MCLKQVPETIKRAAILTPYAVESRYPGLSEPVSTEEYEEACAIAEEVAR; encoded by the coding sequence ATGTGTCTGAAACAGGTACCTGAAACGATAAAGCGTGCCGCTATTTTGACACCATACGCAGTCGAGAGCCGCTATCCCGGCCTATCAGAACCGGTAAGCACAGAGGAATACGAGGAGGCATGCGCCATCGCCGAAGAGGTTGCCCGGTAA